In the Cellulomonas sp. C5510 genome, GCATGCGCTCGGCCTCCTCCTGGGCGATCTCCTCGCGGGTGCGCACGCGGCCCTCGCCCTCGGGCTCCACGGACGCGAACCGGGAGATGGTCACCGAGCCGACGAACCCCACGAGAGAGAGCACGACGAGGACGGGCACGACGTCGGTGCGCCGGTCGATCGAGGCGTACAGCGCGACGCCGGCGACCACGACGGTCACGACGATGTCGAGCGCCACGGTGCGGTCCAGCATCGACGGGCCCCGCTCCGCCCGGACCAGGGCCAGAGCCCCCGCGACGGCCAGCAGCGCGGCGCACACCAGGTACACGGCGGTCACGCGCCCACCTCCGTCCCGGGGGTGCCGCGCCGGGCGGCACGGCGCGGGTGGGGCTCGAGGCCGGCCCCGCGCAGCTCGGCGTCGGAGGCGAACGCCCGCAGCACACGCTCCTCCTGGTCGAGCACCGCCTGCCGCGCCGCCTCCACGCCGCCGGACTGCTCCACGTCCAGCACGTGCAGGTAGAGCATGCCGGTCAGCCGGTGCGCCTCGACGACGAGCGACCCGGGGACGAGCGAGCACAGCTCGGCGGTCATCGTGAGGTACAGGTCGGAGTGGCTGCGCAGCTGCACGCCGATGACGGCGCCTCGCGGGGTGTGGCGCGGCCGCAGCGCGACCCACGAGACC is a window encoding:
- a CDS encoding monovalent cation/H+ antiporter complex subunit F encodes the protein MTAVYLVCAALLAVAGALALVRAERGPSMLDRTVALDIVVTVVVAGVALYASIDRRTDVVPVLVVLSLVGFVGSVTISRFASVEPEGEGRVRTREEIAQEEAERMRAEDEAEEQRRRRRAQEAEAQVTHDDAAHGHEDHADEEQEGGAR
- a CDS encoding Na+/H+ antiporter subunit E, yielding MSLHPRRRRLAAQWPTMLWLVGVWVLLWGDLTVANVLAGAVVAVSVTGALRMTPIDFHGRLRPWGLVVLVVRFAWDLVVASAEVSWVALRPRHTPRGAVIGVQLRSHSDLYLTMTAELCSLVPGSLVVEAHRLTGMLYLHVLDVEQSGGVEAARQAVLDQEERVLRAFASDAELRGAGLEPHPRRAARRGTPGTEVGA